One Candidatus Paceibacterota bacterium genomic window carries:
- a CDS encoding pilus assembly PilX N-terminal domain-containing protein, whose product MKKIFQKKNILKYKKGITVLIAALVASILLAIGLSIFNTTVKDLFFASTSKQSEIAFYAADTAAECAQYFDIGFPGQVFATSSIPIVPAPTSRFCVTFDITNPGQNASGSYWDPGTPTVSSATTKFKLHFPSPIKACAEVTVTKEGLPDGINSKTTISSFGYDTTCEKISNPRTVQRGIQFSY is encoded by the coding sequence ATGAAAAAGATTTTTCAAAAAAAGAACATACTTAAATATAAGAAGGGAATTACGGTACTTATTGCTGCTCTTGTGGCGAGTATCTTGCTCGCTATAGGCCTCTCTATTTTCAATACGACGGTGAAGGATCTCTTTTTTGCTTCTACCTCAAAACAGTCAGAGATCGCTTTTTACGCGGCTGATACGGCAGCGGAGTGCGCACAATACTTCGATATTGGTTTTCCAGGACAGGTGTTTGCTACGTCTTCCATTCCAATAGTCCCTGCTCCGACCAGTAGGTTTTGCGTGACTTTTGATATCACGAACCCTGGACAGAACGCATCTGGGAGTTATTGGGATCCAGGCACCCCAACCGTATCTTCTGCAACTACTAAATTCAAACTTCACTTCCCGAGTCCCATAAAGGCTTGTGCGGAAGTTACTGTGACGAAAGAGGGTCTTCCTGACGGAATAAATAGCAAGACTACGATAAGTTCTTTTGGTTACGACACTACCTGCGAAAAGATTTCCAACCCCCGCACAGTACAAAGAGGGATTCAGTTTAGTTACTAA
- a CDS encoding type II secretion system protein: MKFSKKLKQTSGFTLIEMMVAVSIFAIVMTISMAALLNIIALNKKSQAVKTIMNNLNFAMEEMSRDIRFGLNYECNSVGYYVLSTPGHNHAGDGCNPPGTPFHYVSFTFEGIRDPNKIVYYYLKSHDVGTDTNCSQIWKYTTKPDGTLIGNNPITAPEVCIQDTHAPTSDDGINGLKFYVLDASVSDLANKQARVLVIVSGYTGSGKSKTMFNLQTTETQRQLNI; this comes from the coding sequence ATGAAATTCTCTAAAAAATTAAAACAAACAAGTGGTTTTACTTTAATCGAAATGATGGTGGCGGTTTCGATTTTTGCCATTGTCATGACCATCAGTATGGCCGCACTTTTGAATATTATTGCACTCAACAAGAAATCGCAGGCGGTAAAGACCATTATGAACAACTTGAACTTTGCCATGGAAGAAATGTCCCGCGATATTCGGTTCGGTCTTAATTATGAATGTAATAGTGTGGGATATTATGTTTTAAGTACCCCAGGGCATAACCATGCGGGGGATGGTTGTAATCCTCCTGGTACTCCATTTCATTACGTATCTTTCACATTTGAAGGAATAAGGGATCCGAACAAAATTGTTTACTATTATTTAAAATCACATGATGTGGGTACGGACACTAATTGTTCTCAAATTTGGAAATATACCACCAAGCCGGATGGGACATTGATAGGAAACAATCCCATTACTGCGCCGGAGGTATGCATCCAAGATACCCACGCTCCAACCTCTGATGATGGCATAAATGGTCTCAAATTTTACGTTTTAGACGCGAGTGTTTCTGATCTTGCTAATAAGCAGGCGAGGGTGCTTGTAATTGTTTCCGGCTATACAGGATCTGGAAAGAGTAAAACTATGTTCAATCTTCAAACCACGGAAACCCAGCGTCAACTAAATATCTGA
- a CDS encoding type II secretion system protein, with amino-acid sequence MISFFKKFSKKSLRGFTLIELVVVIAIMGIVTTVVIYNYQNFNSTTLVTNYAYEVAFAIKEAQVYGLSVLGGSDAAAFQRGYGIHFDKDSLGNISTATFILFADRPLDSSSPVGDGVYISGQANDGSPVKTYSFSGRYKVDTFCTAVGDEAAVNCGDATHLNKKLDITFVRPNPDARIIMSEDGGVTTGTQSRAEITIISPQGKKKKIVVYSTGQISIPQDVPTP; translated from the coding sequence ATGATTTCTTTCTTTAAAAAATTTTCAAAGAAAAGCTTAAGAGGGTTTACTTTGATAGAGCTTGTCGTCGTTATAGCGATCATGGGTATTGTAACGACCGTTGTCATTTATAATTACCAAAACTTTAATAGCACCACTCTCGTTACGAACTACGCGTATGAAGTGGCTTTTGCTATCAAAGAAGCGCAAGTGTACGGCTTGAGCGTGCTCGGTGGAAGCGATGCGGCAGCTTTCCAGCGCGGGTATGGCATTCATTTCGACAAGGATAGCTTGGGAAATATTTCAACTGCTACTTTTATTTTATTCGCTGATCGTCCACTTGATTCTTCTTCTCCTGTCGGGGATGGTGTGTATATATCAGGCCAAGCAAACGATGGAAGTCCTGTAAAGACTTATAGTTTTTCCGGGAGATACAAAGTCGACACATTTTGCACCGCTGTGGGTGACGAGGCAGCAGTTAATTGCGGGGATGCTACTCACCTGAACAAAAAACTCGATATCACTTTTGTGCGTCCAAATCCCGATGCCAGGATTATAATGTCTGAAGACGGAGGGGTGACAACCGGCACGCAAAGCAGAGCGGAAATTACCATAATCTCTCCGCAAGGCAAGAAAAAGAAAATCGTGGTGTATTCTACTGGCCAGATATCAATACCACAAGATGTTCCAACGCCATGA